One stretch of Nicotiana tabacum cultivar K326 chromosome 18, ASM71507v2, whole genome shotgun sequence DNA includes these proteins:
- the LOC107785603 gene encoding putative F-box protein PP2-B12 gives MQGQWIAARDLSITWVDNPQYWTWKTVDPNIEVAELRRVAWLDIYGKIETKNLIRKTSYAVYLVFKLTDNPRELERATASLRFVNEVAEGAGIEGTTVFISKKKELPGELGRFPHLRSDGWLEIKLGEFFNNLGEDGEVEMRLMEINNGTWKSGIIVKGFDIRPN, from the exons ATG CAAGGCCAGTGGATAGCCGCAAGAGACCTTTCAATTACATGGGTGGACAATCCTCAGTACTGGACATGGAAAACTGTTGATCCTAA TATTGAAGTGGCGGAGCTTCGTAGGGTAGCTTGGCTTGACATTTATGGAAAGATCGAGACAAAAAATCTTATTCGAAAGACTAGTTATGCTGTATATTTAGTGTTCAAGTTAACAGATAACCCTCGTGAACTTGAACGAGCCACAGCATCGCTAAGATTTGTGAACGAAGTGGCGGAGGGCGCTGGCATTGAGGGTACCACTGTTTTCATCTCAAAGAAAAAGGAATTACCAGGAGAACTTGGCCGGTTCCCACATCTCCGAAGTGATGGCTGGTTAGAAATCAAGCTTGGTGAGTTTTTCAACAACTTAGGAGAGGATGGTGAAGTCGAAATGAGGTTGATGGAAATCAATAACGGCACTTGGAAATCAGGCATCATCGTTAAGGGCTTCGACATTCGTCCTAACTAA